The genomic region ACaacatcaattttttaaagaaaacacGAATGGTGTACTTTGCTTTTATACACTACTACTAGTATATTACAAGCTCAAAATGCAAGGGGTAGGTAGTCCTTAATCGACATTCTGCCTACTGGCATTTATACGAAACTAATCAAACAGACGAAACCTACATTTTTTAAGCATTCCAGGGCAAGAAATCTTTGCAAGTTGTAGAATAATTAGAATCATGAGCAACACAGGATTAAAATTGTTAGCTCCATGCAGAGGTTTCATTTTGTGGGTGACAAATGACAGGTTTGCTTTGATATTTCGCGGAAGCTGCTGCAAGCTAGCTTAGCCCTTAGCTCTTAGCTCCCCCTTGACTATCTTTGATCCATATCATCAGCAAACCTCTCCACTTGTTACAGTCACTTCAACTTCAAAGTCCTCCCAGTACGACTTGTCGTTTCCTTCTTCGATGATTTGTCCAAAACTGCTTGGCCTGTCGAGCCTATTTGTAGAAAATTTCACGTGAATAATGGGACTGCAGGAAAGAAACTTCTCCTCTGTTGCACTTTGATTTTGAAGCTTTCTACAAAGGCAAACGAACATCGCATGTTTCATGCTTGAGAATCTGGGTGGACATTAGACTCGCTTGCCCCCCACACCCTGCGAAGACAAAAATCTTATTAGCTTTTGAAAGCCGAGAAACAGTCCAAATCGCCATGCGTCATGGGGATTCCATCCCTAGTTTCTTTAAGCTAGGAGTCCGTCTCACAGTTATTGCTGGGAAACTGATGGAGTGAGGAGCACTTGCCATTTGGGTCAAGTAGGTGGCCTACTTCTACTTTTGATGTTGATTTCCCAAGTGCTGGACCCATATATGTTAAACACCCAGACTCTGTTTCTAACTTATTAGTGCTGGTTTCTTACGAGTTAATGGCTTAGAGATATTTACTGTCTCCAATATTAAACTAAGTATGGGTAAGAAAAAAGTACTTAATctgaaatattttacattcGAGCATTTAGTTCAGCAATTGATGTATAATCTTCCTATCTTAAGAATAAGATTCGAATCACTCTTtttcaattatgaaaaaaaaaacctgaaATATTTTGCCAAGAAATGGTTTCTACTGCCATCGTTACCATGGCTGAGCCAACACATGAACAGTTTCAAGGCCCCAACAATTAGGAAACTCCTCTTCCAAGTAAACTGCGATGCCAAGCCAATCGATGTTtgtcttgtttttccttcctttgAAATCAAGCAAAACTAATGTTCCATCTCTCTAAATCTCCTGCCGACGCGTGGGCCAATCTTTAACTGCAAGCCACCAAAAGTAAAGCTGAAAAAATAAGGTCTAGAAGTGATATCAAAGGCCTGGAATTGAAAGTTTCCAAAAGTAAAGCCGAAGGCAGAAGTTAGAAATACTTATGTGGACgcattaaattaaattgacCTTTCTTATTTAAGCCTCCAcactttcttttataaaaaaaaaatggaaattgTTTGCTGTTGAAGTTCTCTGGGTCCATGGCATAAAGAGTCCTTTGGGTTTTAACCCATGACATATTAGAGGATAAAAACTTCTGATGTTTTCTCCGGCACTGGTGCCCAATATTAACCGAATCGGGCTATGCCATGCGCTGGGAGTTTTGGGCCAGAGTCATGCATCTTGACACAAGCTGTGAAGtgagttgaaaaagaaaaatgcaagTTTTCCATGGAATCATGTGTTATcatgtaattttatttcatatgCATAGAATAAGATATCGCTTTTGTACTGCTCATCTCCTTTGATTGCATATTGGTCTAGTCCTGATCAAGAGACAGGTCCTCTACGGCTTTAACCAATACCAAGacttttgttcttcttttggACTAGCAAAGTTTTGGTCAGAGTAGCAAGACTACTCCATTCTGATGTAATGGACCATAGCGTTCTTCCTGCTGCGGTGCTTCCCCACACAGTCGCAGATCTATCAGGGATTCAGAGTCCCCCAATTTGGGAATTCCTTGCGATTAAGTTTAcaaaactctctctctctctctctcaaaaagttcaaaaagaacaaaatatcTCATACGCTATAACGCTAATCTTGCATCTGTACGTACGTTTTACCATCAAGCTTGGAAAAACTTTTGGTTAAGTGCGCATGCAGTTAAGACAGGTAGTATTGCTGGAGTATGTTGTTTTGAAGTTGACAATCAAGCAACGGATACAAAATTCTATCGGAGCAGCATGATCAGGGAGCGGGTTGCTGTCAAAGAATCTGCAGCATTTATGCCAATAAGCCAGACTCGGCTCTTGAGTAATCAGAACAAAACTCAAGACTCAAAAACCAATGGCTCTAAAGCATTTCAAGATATAATAAATTGACACTAACCATTTTTCACATAAGTGCTCATCTGAATCTGTTGATTAACCCATACTATATAAGTGTATGCTACAGTTGTTTACATAAAGTAAAAAACACTATATTCTTGTTCaaggtcaaattttcatcacaGTGAAAACCAGGAATTGTCTCTTCAGTGTCCTGGTCACATGCAGTAGACATGTTTTTGTGaccaaacaaaattaaaagcaTCATGGCATGTACAACTTGTTGCCACATTTGCACCTCCATGCTTCTGGGTAATACTCCGCAGTCACCGGTGTTCCGGGCGGCACTGGCACGTGAACTGGCTTGCACGGCGTGCAATTGCCGCACTTTGAAGTGCACCGTGGCGGTGATGATCCGGGGCCGCTCAAAAATCTCCTGGCCAGGGTTAGAGGGAGTCCTTGGATGTCAAGAGACCCCATCTTATCTTCATGTTTTCTCTTCTCAGCGATTTCCTGTGACAGTGGAATGTTAATCATCACGTCATACCAGTTATAACTTGATAATTTAGCACAAGAAGccaccaaaagaaaaatctatgGTTCTGTTCCACCAACTGCCACCTCACCAATCCGTACAACTACCATGCGCCCTGAAAACCGCAATGTTCACGGGAACACATAACCTAGAGACTACGTGTTTCCCGTTGAAGTGCTGAGCAGTGGCGCAAGTTACCGAGATGATGAGACCCATGAAAAGACGAAAGAAGAATTCTAAATTCTACTGCGGCGAATGCTGCCGTGCACTTCGGTGTTCGGCGTTCACGAGGATGGGCCGTGGAGATGGACCACTGTCCTGGCGTGATGCCCTAATCATGGAAGATGATTCGATGCATCAGAAGGCTCACAAGGCAGCGGTCTCTGGCCAAGGCCTGCACCTATTTGGCGCTTGTCAGCCgtgttcattttttttgtttgaatggTCATGAGTCGTGACTGATTAATGGCACTGTCGTTCTGTAAAACACCCCAATTCTTTTACAGAATTTTAACCCACAAACAATGGTGTCTGCATTGTCCTTGAATGATTGTATAAGATCACAGAAAGGttgcattttcctttttttttttttgagcaAGAATTTGAGAAACATGTATTGGTGTTAAGTAGCTTGACCTGACAGATATATAGGGTCAAGTGAAGTAACTCACCTGGAAACAGATGCTATCAGCTTGACCTGTCAATGAACACCTGATATCTGCATTCGGAAAACAGGGTGCTTATGTAGGGTTATAGCTGGTGAGCCAAATTCAGTTTACCATAATCACAGGAATTCTAGCAGAGTAGAGGTAGAAAGAGTTTTGTTCactaaaagagtaaaaataaCAGAAATCTCCTTGAGTCCATGACTATGACCCAGGGGAAATTAAGAGGTTAAGATCTCCCGATGTATAAaaggttcttttttttttctttgtaaacGAGGAAGGGAATTAAAGATCATACCTTGTTGACAAGTGGTTGCAGTGCTGGTGATGCTAAACAGTGCGCAAactgaaaaaaagaagagggaGAAACAGTAAAGGAAGTGAGATTTGTGGCTGAGGCTGAGGTTTAGTTTTTTGTATCTCTTCCACTCCATGAAAAGCAAGGAACAAGAGCAGATTGTGATATGGTCTGCCTGCCTGACTTCCCCTTTTCTTGACACTTAAAAGATTGGAAGTGGATTCTCAAGCTATGCAGACAGAAAATCTTTGGCTTAAATTCCCCACATTCCATGCAACTGTCATGCCAAACCAGTACTTAATACCTCAATTCTCATAT from Theobroma cacao cultivar B97-61/B2 chromosome 9, Criollo_cocoa_genome_V2, whole genome shotgun sequence harbors:
- the LOC18591076 gene encoding EPIDERMAL PATTERNING FACTOR-like protein 6: MEWKRYKKLNLSLSHKSHFLYCFSLFFFSVCALFSITSTATTCQQDIRCSLTGQADSICFQEIAEKRKHEDKMGSLDIQGLPLTLARRFLSGPGSSPPRCTSKCGNCTPCKPVHVPVPPGTPVTAEYYPEAWRCKCGNKLYMP